The Candidatus Scalindua japonica genomic interval GCTTGATTTGCATCTTCCAATGCAAATTCCTCTGTTTCAGGCTTTAAAGAAATTTCTGCTGCAAGTTTCAGAAATTCACTTATATCTCTACGGCTGACATTAGCGACGCTTTTTATCTCCTTTTCCATCCATAGATGTTTTGGATAATCAATCTGTAAAAGAGAATCTTTGTCAATTTCCTCTTTACGTATGGCATTTATCACCAACCGCCCCCCTGTTTCAAGATTTTTTAAGGCCTCAACTATTGGTCTCCAGACAGGTGTTGTATCAATAATGCAATCCAGCTTTTCAGGGGATGCCTCTTCAGCAGCACCTGCCCATACGGCACCAAGTTCCTTAGAAAAAACCCTTTCAGCTTCGCTCCTGGCAAAAACAAAAACCTTAGATTCCGGAAATCTATGCCTGGACATCTGTAACACAAGATGAGCTGAAGCCCCAAATCCAGTAAGACCAAGGTTTTGACCGTTTTGAAGTCCGGTCAACTGAAGCGAACGATAACCAATAGCGCCGGCACACAAAAGAGGAGCCGCCTCTGAAAAAGAAAATGTATCTGGTATCCTGAAAGCATAATGCACAGGTACAACCATGTATTGTGCATACCCCCCGTTCACGTCTCTTCCTGTGGCCTTGAATTCGTGACACAGGTTTTCATTTCCATTCAGACAAAACTTACATTTGCCACACGAGGAATGAATCCAACCAATCCCTACTCTGTCGCCAATAGTAAATGCACGGGAATTTCCTCCTGTTTTTTCAACAGTTCCAACGACCTGGTGTCCCAGAACTACCGGCAAAGTATGAGGAGGAGTTCTCCCCTCAATTTCATCTAATTCTGTATGGCACACTCCACATGCTGAGACCCGGATCAGTATTTCTTCTTCGCTTGGTATAGGATCTGGTAAGTTTACCAATTCCAGAGGTGCTTTATTCTCTGAGATACTACACAGTTTTCTTAAGATCATCGTCTTCATAATTTATTCAAAAACCACAACATTTCATGAAATGTACCAAAACTATGTCGATCAAAATCCATTACCAGTCTCGGCAAATCTAAAAATTCCTCTGTTTTCAGCTCGGCGGGCAGAGGAGCAGTCGGCTCAATTTCACCTGATCGAAGGATATCACTATATTTTTGGTTCAATTTATTAACTTTTTCACGACTCAAAGGCATATTCAACCTTATAACAGTCTTGTCTCCAACGTATCTAATTGAATGATAGACCCGGTAAAATTTAAGTAACTTATCAACCGCCTGTTCAATAGTATTAACACGTATAAGTAAGCTTAAATCATTACGTGAAACAAACCCTCTTTCATACAACTCTCGTGTTACAAAATCCATCATACGATTCCAATACTGTGAATGTATATGATCTATTAATATGATTGGGCGCGGCTTGCTTTTGCCTGTCTGGACTAATGTGATAGTCTCAAAACATTCATCCAAAGTACCAAATCCTCCGGGAAGTATAACTGTTGCATCAGACTCTTTAAGAAAAAAGAGCTTTCTGTTAAAGAAGTACTTAAAACTGACAGCTTTTTTATCACCATCTGAATATGGGTTGTACATCTGTTCAAAAGGAAGCTTGATATTCAAGCTGAAACTCTCTTCTCGACCGGCCCCTTTATTACCAGCTTCCATAATTCCTGGTCCACCACCAGTGATTACCTTAAATCCTTTTTTTACAATAAGCTCTGATAACTTTACCGTCATCTTATACTCATCTGAATCATTCCGGGCCCTCGCAGAGCCAAAGATCACAACCTTTCTTTTATCCCTGTATGGTCGGAAAACTTTTGAAGCATAGCGCAGCTCTTTCAACGCCATATTTATTAATTTCAAATCACCACGATCATCGTTCTCCAACCCCAGCTTAATAACAGTTGTCAACATCTCTTCTATTAAATTTATATTACTTCCGGAATGAGAAGCAATTGCTAAATCAGCAATAATCTCATCTAGATCTTCTCTACCTGTTTTATACTCTTTTTTTTCCCCATTCATTAGAACTAAAAACCTTATTTAACTTTATATCTACATACTGATAAGACTTTGACAACATGACCATTTCTAATAATAGAATTCAATCTTCACTTACGCAAGTTTTAATATTTTAATAATTCATTTCTAAAAAAACAACTTGTCATCTGAATAGGTAATATATAGATTATCAACGAACAATCATCTTGCATTTTTGTCTATCTCTTCTTAGAATTAAAGTTATATTATCTTCTTTTTTTTTGGAAAAATTATGTGGGATTATTCAGATAAAGTAAAAGAGTATTTCATGAATCCTAAAAATGTCGGGGTTATTGAGGACGCCAATGCGGTTGGCGATGTCGGCTCAATTACATGTGGGGACGCTCTTAAACTGATGTTAAAGGTTGAAGATGGAACAGAGAAAATTGTGAACGCTAAATTCCAAACCTTTGGGTGCGGCAGTGCCATAGCATCATCTTCGGCCCTGACTGAAATGATAATAGGAAAAACAGTAAAAGAAGCTGAGAAAATAACAAACCAGGACATAGCAGATTATCTCGGAGGACTACCTAGAGAGAAGATGCACTGCTCGGTACTGGGAAGAGAGGCCCTGGAAACCGCTATCGCTAATT includes:
- a CDS encoding TIGR00730 family Rossman fold protein, coding for MNGEKKEYKTGREDLDEIIADLAIASHSGSNINLIEEMLTTVIKLGLENDDRGDLKLINMALKELRYASKVFRPYRDKRKVVIFGSARARNDSDEYKMTVKLSELIVKKGFKVITGGGPGIMEAGNKGAGREESFSLNIKLPFEQMYNPYSDGDKKAVSFKYFFNRKLFFLKESDATVILPGGFGTLDECFETITLVQTGKSKPRPIILIDHIHSQYWNRMMDFVTRELYERGFVSRNDLSLLIRVNTIEQAVDKLLKFYRVYHSIRYVGDKTVIRLNMPLSREKVNKLNQKYSDILRSGEIEPTAPLPAELKTEEFLDLPRLVMDFDRHSFGTFHEMLWFLNKL
- a CDS encoding zinc-dependent alcohol dehydrogenase family protein, translated to MKTMILRKLCSISENKAPLELVNLPDPIPSEEEILIRVSACGVCHTELDEIEGRTPPHTLPVVLGHQVVGTVEKTGGNSRAFTIGDRVGIGWIHSSCGKCKFCLNGNENLCHEFKATGRDVNGGYAQYMVVPVHYAFRIPDTFSFSEAAPLLCAGAIGYRSLQLTGLQNGQNLGLTGFGASAHLVLQMSRHRFPESKVFVFARSEAERVFSKELGAVWAGAAEEASPEKLDCIIDTTPVWRPIVEALKNLETGGRLVINAIRKEEIDKDSLLQIDYPKHLWMEKEIKSVANVSRRDISEFLKLAAEISLKPETEEFALEDANQALVELKSKKIRGAKVLKMD